The following proteins come from a genomic window of Gemmatimonadota bacterium:
- a CDS encoding cytochrome c biogenesis protein CcdA gives MGPVVAFLGGILSFLSPCVLPLVPSYLGFITGFTVEEMGNRRRLAMIHATLFVVGFSLVFVLLGASATALGSALRFYKEWIMRGGGILIIFFGLYCLGIVKLGFLTQEKRLHLERKPVGYLGSVLVGIAFGAGWSPCIGPILGGILSLAATEADLSRGMTLLVAYSAGLAVPFLVAAYAVESFLDWFQRFRRHLGLVQKISGVLLVAVGLLIATGQFTRLAGYLQKLTPDFLLRWM, from the coding sequence CTGGGACCGGTGGTGGCCTTTCTCGGGGGGATATTGAGCTTCCTCTCCCCCTGCGTGCTGCCGCTGGTCCCGTCCTACCTCGGATTCATCACCGGTTTTACGGTGGAGGAAATGGGGAACCGTCGCCGGCTCGCGATGATCCACGCCACGCTCTTCGTCGTCGGGTTCTCGCTGGTGTTCGTGCTGCTCGGTGCCAGTGCCACGGCGTTAGGCTCCGCCCTCCGGTTCTACAAAGAGTGGATCATGCGCGGGGGCGGGATCCTGATCATTTTCTTTGGCCTGTATTGTCTGGGGATCGTCAAGCTCGGGTTCCTGACTCAAGAGAAGCGTCTCCACCTGGAGCGGAAGCCGGTCGGCTATCTCGGATCGGTCTTGGTCGGGATCGCGTTTGGGGCCGGGTGGAGTCCCTGTATCGGCCCGATCCTGGGCGGCATTTTGAGCTTGGCCGCGACTGAGGCCGACCTGTCCCGCGGGATGACGTTGCTGGTTGCTTACTCGGCCGGCTTGGCCGTCCCGTTCTTGGTGGCCGCCTACGCGGTGGAGTCGTTTCTGGACTGGTTCCAGCGGTTCCGCCGCCATCTTGGACTGGTCCAAAAAATCAGCGGGGTTCTGCTCGTTGCCGTCGGGCTGTTGATCGCCACCGGCCAGTTCACCCGCCTGGCCGGCTATCTCCAGAAACTCACGCCGGACTTTCTGCTTCGGTGGATGTAG